A window of the Bacteriovorax sp. PP10 genome harbors these coding sequences:
- a CDS encoding pyridoxine 5'-phosphate synthase, with translation MIPRLGINIDHVATLRQARGEDYPSVVDAAQVSLLNGADQITIHLREDRRHIQDTDVETVRLVTKRFGKPLNLEMGVNPEIVEIAIASGPEWICLVPEKRQEKTTEGGLDLLDDANFIRIEEAVKKLKSSIKDVKISLFLEAKIEVLIRATQLNIDAVEIHTGEYARVFSNGDDIGRFIEQYKAAKEFLTNNKIATHAGHGLTDESVVPLLEHKIFEEYNIGHWIICHALFNGLSNTIKSLKSVFDSHPLK, from the coding sequence ATGATACCTCGTTTAGGAATTAACATTGACCACGTAGCAACTCTAAGACAAGCACGCGGGGAAGATTACCCAAGTGTTGTTGATGCTGCTCAAGTGTCACTTTTAAATGGTGCTGACCAAATCACAATTCACTTAAGAGAAGACCGTCGCCATATTCAGGATACTGATGTGGAAACTGTGCGCCTTGTGACTAAGAGATTTGGAAAACCACTTAATCTTGAAATGGGTGTGAATCCTGAAATCGTAGAAATTGCTATCGCTTCAGGCCCTGAGTGGATCTGTTTAGTTCCGGAAAAACGTCAGGAAAAAACCACTGAAGGTGGATTGGATCTTTTAGATGATGCTAACTTTATCCGCATCGAAGAAGCCGTTAAGAAATTAAAGTCTTCTATTAAAGACGTGAAGATCTCACTTTTTCTTGAAGCAAAAATTGAAGTGCTTATCCGCGCGACTCAATTAAATATCGACGCTGTTGAAATCCACACTGGAGAGTACGCTCGCGTTTTCTCTAACGGAGACGATATTGGGCGCTTCATTGAACAATACAAAGCTGCTAAAGAATTTTTAACTAATAATAAGATCGCGACTCACGCAGGTCACGGTTTGACGGATGAAAGTGTTGTGCCTCTTCTAGAGCACAAAATTTTCGAAGAATACAATATCGGTCACTGGATCATTTGCCATGCTCTATTTAATGGACTCTCAAACACTATAAAGAGTCTTAAGAGCGTTTTTGATTCTCATCCCCTAAAGTAG
- the tsaE gene encoding tRNA (adenosine(37)-N6)-threonylcarbamoyltransferase complex ATPase subunit type 1 TsaE: MSVVRTWKKVLESDLANIALEMKEVIEPPSVIILDGPVGAGKTTFTKIFLDRKGTASPTYSIINEVDNLLHADLYRIEKKEELIHLEIPMYLEEKDYFLIEWGMPYLHQLQRIIGDEFKYYQLKIEINENNSRNFLLTKIT, encoded by the coding sequence ATGTCTGTCGTTCGCACTTGGAAGAAGGTATTAGAATCTGATTTGGCCAATATCGCCCTTGAAATGAAAGAGGTGATTGAACCCCCTAGTGTCATCATTTTAGATGGCCCGGTAGGAGCAGGAAAAACGACATTCACAAAAATCTTTTTAGATAGAAAAGGGACCGCAAGTCCAACGTATTCGATCATCAACGAAGTAGACAACCTTCTTCATGCTGATCTTTACCGTATCGAAAAGAAAGAAGAACTGATCCACCTCGAAATCCCAATGTATCTGGAAGAAAAAGATTATTTTCTCATTGAATGGGGGATGCCATACCTGCACCAATTGCAAAGAATAATAGGTGATGAATTCAAATACTATCAGCTCAAAATCGAGATAAACGAAAACAATTCACGCAATTTTTTGCTTACAAAGATCACGTAA
- a CDS encoding Rrf2 family transcriptional regulator: MRLTSKGRYAVRAMLDLTTHSNGNPVRLQEISTRQNISLHYLEQLFRKLRNGQAVKSVRGPGGGYVLARNQDQITIKDVLDCVGENINPARDIVGSEAEAANSLEFHLSKNYFMNLGIIMKEYLATTSLGDLVRKTKETEAEAGIGASSTDSAGIMTSAIRNPIGEINQ, encoded by the coding sequence ATGAGACTTACATCAAAAGGGCGTTACGCAGTTAGAGCAATGTTAGACCTTACTACTCATTCAAATGGGAATCCGGTAAGATTACAAGAAATTTCAACAAGACAGAACATCAGTCTTCACTACTTAGAACAACTTTTTAGAAAGCTAAGAAATGGTCAAGCAGTTAAGTCGGTTCGTGGTCCAGGTGGCGGGTATGTACTTGCTAGAAACCAAGACCAGATCACAATTAAAGACGTATTAGACTGTGTTGGTGAAAACATCAACCCTGCTCGTGATATCGTTGGATCAGAAGCTGAAGCAGCGAACTCTCTTGAGTTCCACCTGTCGAAGAACTACTTCATGAACCTTGGGATTATCATGAAAGAATATCTTGCAACAACTTCACTTGGTGATCTTGTTCGTAAGACAAAAGAAACTGAAGCTGAAGCTGGAATTGGCGCTTCATCTACTGACTCAGCTGGAATTATGACTTCAGCGATCAGAAATCCGATTGGAGAGATCAATCAGTAA
- the glmM gene encoding phosphoglucosamine mutase translates to MSERKLFGTDGIRGKANAYPMTAEIATALGRAVTFHFQSINPTNTKPVIIVGKDTRLSCYMLEMAFASGVCSQGGEVILTGPLPTPGVAFVTHNMRADAGVMISASHNHFQDNGIKIFDGKGNKLPDSVEIELERLILNPDLMPVKYAGQLGNAERLKEVYGRYIVQVKSALASDYDLDGMRIVLDCANGAGYKVTPMIFQELGAEVFSIGISPNGENINKNCGSLHPEAARTEVLRYRADIGICIDGDGDRVSVIDQEGTLIDGDKLIGLFAKLLLARGELKKGDTVVGTVMSNLGLELYVQSLGLKFHRTKVGDRYIIEYMRANHCILGGEPSGHIIFSKHSTTGDGSLGGLKVIEAMKYFNKSLKDLVAEVTLFPQVIKNVVVKNKPVLETVKSINDATIEAEKKLDGRGRVLLRYSGTEPLLRVMVEGENAELVEEECNRLIQVVTKEIG, encoded by the coding sequence ATGTCGGAGAGAAAACTTTTCGGGACAGATGGAATTCGCGGTAAGGCCAATGCTTACCCAATGACAGCAGAGATTGCAACCGCTCTTGGGCGCGCTGTAACTTTTCACTTCCAATCCATTAATCCCACAAATACGAAACCTGTAATCATCGTTGGAAAAGATACGCGCCTTAGCTGTTACATGCTTGAGATGGCCTTTGCTTCTGGTGTGTGTTCACAAGGTGGAGAAGTTATTTTAACAGGTCCTCTTCCTACGCCGGGAGTTGCTTTCGTTACTCATAACATGAGAGCAGACGCTGGAGTTATGATTTCAGCTTCTCACAATCACTTCCAGGATAATGGGATTAAAATTTTTGACGGTAAAGGAAATAAACTTCCAGACTCTGTTGAAATCGAACTTGAAAGACTTATTTTAAATCCTGACCTAATGCCGGTGAAATACGCTGGTCAGTTAGGGAATGCTGAAAGATTAAAAGAAGTTTATGGCCGCTACATCGTTCAAGTTAAATCAGCTCTTGCATCTGATTATGACCTGGATGGAATGCGTATCGTTTTAGACTGCGCCAATGGTGCCGGTTATAAAGTAACACCAATGATCTTCCAGGAATTGGGAGCAGAAGTTTTCTCAATCGGGATTAGCCCGAACGGTGAAAACATCAATAAGAACTGTGGCTCTCTTCACCCTGAAGCAGCTCGCACAGAAGTTTTACGCTACAGAGCTGACATTGGTATTTGTATCGATGGTGACGGCGACCGCGTAAGTGTTATTGATCAAGAGGGAACTCTGATTGATGGTGATAAACTGATTGGTTTATTTGCGAAGCTACTACTTGCTCGTGGAGAACTAAAAAAAGGCGATACAGTTGTCGGAACAGTTATGTCGAATCTTGGATTAGAATTATACGTTCAGTCTCTGGGATTAAAATTCCACAGAACAAAAGTTGGTGACAGATACATCATCGAATATATGCGCGCGAATCATTGTATTCTTGGAGGAGAGCCTTCAGGACATATTATTTTCAGCAAACATTCAACAACGGGTGACGGATCTCTTGGTGGATTAAAAGTTATTGAAGCAATGAAATACTTCAATAAATCACTAAAAGACCTGGTTGCTGAAGTGACACTTTTTCCACAGGTTATTAAGAACGTTGTGGTAAAAAATAAACCGGTGCTTGAAACAGTAAAATCAATTAACGATGCTACAATTGAAGCTGAGAAAAAACTCGATGGCCGCGGGAGAGTTCTTCTTAGATACTCAGGAACAGAGCCACTACTTCGCGTAATGGTTGAAGGTGAGAACGCTGAGTTGGTTGAAGAAGAATGTAATCGTTTAATTCAAGTTGTAACCAAAGAGATTGGTTAG